From the candidate division WOR-3 bacterium genome, the window TCAAATAACTTTTTAAAATTCATCAAGTATATGAAAATCAATCAAGGTGCAAGAAATACCCTAAAGAATCTCAAAAAATCTGGATTAAAGATTGCATGTATTACAAATTCGCACCGTGATATCACCAGATTTGAAATAAAAAAATCTAACCTTGAAGAATTTTTTGATGTAGTTATAACTGCTGATGATGTAAAGAAACCCAAACCTGACCCGGAGATGTTATTTAAGGCATGTAAAAAGCTTAGAGTAAAAATAGACGAAGTTATCTTCATCGGAGATACACCCACGGATTTAAAAACCGCCAAAAGCTCGCAATGCCTTTTCATCGGGTACAAAATGAAGAATACCCTCCATATTAAAAATCTTTCTGAATTGATACCCTTGATAAAGAAAAAATTTTTAATATAATGAATTTATTGGCTGTAAAATGTTTGATGGATTAAGTAACTACAATTTTAAAAATTTAAAATAAGAAAGGAGTTGTAAATGAAGAAATTAATATATAAAATATGTTTTGTCTTTACAATGTGTCCATTTCTGCTTTACAGTCAGATGAATGTTGGAATGGCACTAAATAGAGTAGCCAGTACAACCAATTCTTTTGTGGAAAATTTCAGAATTGAAAAAGGTGATTTAGAATTTTACGGATATGGAAAATTTCGTCTGAAGTTATTCGACCAATTCATTGATAACCCTTTAAAGATAGATAATTATACACGAATGTTATCCCGAACAATCTTAAATAATGCCGATTCTCTGTGGGCAATAAGTTATTTTCCCTGGGCGCGGATTGACGAAGGTGTGAGAAGAGGATTGATTGAAAGACAGAATGATCTCTTAACGAAATCAATACCCAAACAGGATGAAATGGATACAGCATTTTTAAATCTTTTGCAAAATTTTTATGGAGTTGATAGTGTTGCGGTTAATCAAATTCCTGAGACAATTAAAGTGGGCTTATATTTGATTCTCACTGAAATAAAAAATTCTTTTGAATGGATTGATAAAGGCAACAAGCATTTATCAAAAGAAGATTGTGACCAAATAATCAACCAATTGATGGGCACAAACGAAGATGGATTATCAAACCGGCACTTCGAAAATCTTATTGAAAACACCGACTTCAAGGCACTCGCTGCCGGTGCTATGGATTTATCATATGTTCTGCAGACGGCAATTGATTTAATGAAAGAACAGGGTTTTGTAAAAAGGACCAAAATTGAAACAAAATATGGGATCATAATTCTTGGAAGCATTGATGATGATATCTATCAACCTCTACCCTATCTTCTTATCATTGATTTCGGTGGAAACGACACTTATGAATCAGGGGGGATTTCAGATAAAAAACACCCGGTTTCCATTATCATAGATTACTATGGAGATGACAAATATAAGGGAGAAATTGGTTGTGGCACCGGAATAGCAGGCTATGGGTTTGTGATTGATTTAACTGGTAATGACACATATTATGCTGAGAAATTTGGTTTGGGAACTGGATTCTTCGGTCAGGGTATAATCTTGGATTTTGCAGGAGACGATGAATATAATACAGATATCTATGGTATAGGGGCTGGAATATGTGGCATTGGAATGGTATCGGATATATCAGGAAATGATAAATATATTGGATTTCAAGAATGCCAGGGTTTTGGTTTCGTAAAAGGCGCTGGCTTGCTTATTGATAAAGAAGGAAACGACATTTACATAGCCCGTGACGATACATTAAAGTATCCATCACTCCAGGCACCTGAGCATAATGCGAGTTTAAGTCAGGGAACAGGATTTGGGGTCAGAGCAGACTTTACTGATGGTCATTCGCTTGCAGGTGGAATTGGTATGTTGATTGATGGGAACGGTGACGATAAATATACCTGTGGTGTATTCGGTCAGGGTTGTGGCTACTGGTTTGGTATGGGATTTTTAATCGATTTTGGAGGAAATGATGAATATAATGGTATATGGTATGTCCAAGGGGCTGGGGCACATTTTGCCATTGGTGCATTATTAGATTCAACAGGAAACGATAGATATATCGGAACAAAAAATATGGCACAGGGAGCGGGCCATGATTTTACACTCGGCGTTCTTTTTGATTATGAGGGAAATGATTACTATGATGCACCAAATTTGAGTCTTGGTGCAGGGAATGCCAATGGGATGGGATTATTTATCGATATCAAAGGCGATGATCATTATCACACACACGGCGGTATAACATTAGGCAATGCAAGTACAGCAAGTCGTGGGACGATAAGAGATTATATCAAAACCATTGGCATCTTTATTGACTGCGCAGGGGAAGATATTTATTCGGAAAAAATAGCTGGTAATAAAAAAATCTGGCATCAAAAACCGCCCTTAGAACCACCATTAAAAACAGAAATCGGAATTGGAATTGATTTTTAATAGTTACTATTGACTTTAATTGAAATTTATGTTATATTTATAGTTATGATATTATCTAAGGCATTGATTGAAACTTTAAGGGAAGACCCGAAGGATGCTGAACTGAAAAGCCATAAACTGCTTATTCGCGCGGGCTTTATAAAACAGCATGGGGCAGGAATTCATACTTATCTGCCTTTAGCCTGGCGGGTATTGTTGAAGATTGCGAATATAATTCGTGAAGAGATGGACAGAATTGGTGCGCAGGAACTCTTAATGCCTGCCCTTTCTCCTAAAGAAATATGGGAGGAATCAGGAAGATGGAAAGATTTTGGTGATGATATGTTCAGGTTAAAAGACCGAAAAGGCAGACATTACTGCCTCTGCCCTACCCATGAAGAAGTAATTACGGAAATCGCCCGGGTACATATCCGTTCATATAGAGATTTGCCACAGATATGGTATCAGATTCAAACAAAATTCCGGGACGAACCGAGGCCCAGGGGCGGTGTTATCCGTTCGCGCCAATTTATTATGAAAGACTCTTACAGCCTTGATATTGACGAAGAGGGGTTAGACAAAAGTTTCAATCTACACAAGGAGGCATATTCACGGATATTTAAAAGATGCGGACTGGAATTTTTGATTGTTGATGCATCTGGGGGGCTGATGGGGACCGGTGAATCAAAAGAATTTATGGCGATTGTGGAAGGCGGCGAGGATAGCATTGTTCTGTGTCCAAAGTGTGAATACCGTTCAAATCTTGCAATTGCCGAAGGAATTGGTGAATATGTGTCTTTTTCTGAAGGCAAACTACAAAAAGTAGCAACACCAAACAAAAGAACAGTTGAAGAAGTAAGTCAATTTTTAAATGTTACACCGTCTAATTTGATAAAAAATATGTTTATGACTGCTCAGGGTAAGGAACCCGTTCTCATTTTGATCCGTGGCGATTATGAAATAAACGAAGAGCGATTGAAAAAAATTATTGGTAATGACTATCAACCCGCCAGTGCCGAGGAAATCCAGAAGTATTTTGGCGCTGAACCAGGATTTATCGGACCTGTAGGAATCTCAAACATTAACATAATTGCCGACGAATTACTGAAAGATACAAAAGGAATGGTCACCGGTGCCAATGAGAATGATTACCACATCAAAGGTGTAGATATTAACAGGGATGTTAATGTAAAAAATTATTATAACATCAGGCAGATAAAAAAAGGTGACCGATGCGTAAAATGTGGTGAGGAATTACAAATTAAGAGTACCCTTGAATTGGGGCATATATTTAAATTGGGCACAAAA encodes:
- a CDS encoding HAD family hydrolase translates to MKFNKKISKIRAILFDLDGVLVDTYKVWYKLFNQTLKHFGYKPINLKTFAQNWGQSTEEDVRIFMPDVKINDVVEYFSNNFLKFIKYMKINQGARNTLKNLKKSGLKIACITNSHRDITRFEIKKSNLEEFFDVVITADDVKKPKPDPEMLFKACKKLRVKIDEVIFIGDTPTDLKTAKSSQCLFIGYKMKNTLHIKNLSELIPLIKKKFLI
- a CDS encoding proline--tRNA ligase produces the protein MILSKALIETLREDPKDAELKSHKLLIRAGFIKQHGAGIHTYLPLAWRVLLKIANIIREEMDRIGAQELLMPALSPKEIWEESGRWKDFGDDMFRLKDRKGRHYCLCPTHEEVITEIARVHIRSYRDLPQIWYQIQTKFRDEPRPRGGVIRSRQFIMKDSYSLDIDEEGLDKSFNLHKEAYSRIFKRCGLEFLIVDASGGLMGTGESKEFMAIVEGGEDSIVLCPKCEYRSNLAIAEGIGEYVSFSEGKLQKVATPNKRTVEEVSQFLNVTPSNLIKNMFMTAQGKEPVLILIRGDYEINEERLKKIIGNDYQPASAEEIQKYFGAEPGFIGPVGISNINIIADELLKDTKGMVTGANENDYHIKGVDINRDVNVKNYYNIRQIKKGDRCVKCGEELQIKSTLELGHIFKLGTKYSASMGAYFLDPGGKEKPIVMGSYGIGLERIMACAVEQKGDEKGIIWPMSITPFDIYLLILNPQDEGVNKISNDVIKTLNDANFSMIVDDRDVSAGIKFNDADLIGIPLRVTIGPKGLKNNKFDIYIRESDQKIECGKEQIKEVCLKLKEKLMEGLNV